Proteins found in one Candidatus Hinthialibacter antarcticus genomic segment:
- a CDS encoding cyclic peptide export ABC transporter, with the protein MDFFDFLKNESDAFQTNLLVVFAISGLINFLIIVVIIASISTADGNTLQNLIIFAVSIFAFVRTQKYSMDRSTKIVEGVITQIRARLVDKIRRSNLSSFENIGESRLMNLLTQETLTISGAARLFSRLCSTATLLIVGFLFIAYISLTALLITLGLIFFGVLAYRDKKNSHEKDLKEASDKENLYFEKVNHLLDGFKEVKVNDDRNDDLFTNYICKIGEETEALKVRSSEQQTKTIIFAQVFCYLLMGFMIFVFPTIVEVEHSQLVQIVSVILFLTTGPLQEAVGVFPFVERANVAVRNLRDLEAELEHIELETVRPTGRRKPKPFESLVCKDVTYEYNHSQSESQFRIGPINFELHRGEIVFIMGGNGAGKSTFFKVLTGLYFWNRGEIMHNGRRVNKRNLSAYRACFSIVFQDMHLFDRMYGVRKIDNNRVNHLLDIMKLDDKTSILEDGSIENLQLSTGQKKRLALIIGDLENRDICVFDEWAADQDPQFRKYFYETYLPELKKRGKTILAITHDDRYYHKADRIYKMEYGQLIDYKVEPKPGQKKR; encoded by the coding sequence ATGGATTTTTTTGATTTTCTCAAAAATGAGTCAGACGCCTTCCAAACCAACCTGCTTGTGGTGTTCGCCATATCAGGGCTGATTAACTTTTTAATCATTGTGGTCATCATCGCCTCCATCAGCACCGCCGACGGCAACACTCTGCAAAACCTGATTATTTTCGCCGTTTCGATTTTCGCCTTCGTCCGCACTCAAAAATATTCGATGGACCGCTCCACCAAAATCGTCGAAGGGGTCATCACCCAGATTCGCGCGCGCCTGGTCGATAAAATTCGGCGCTCGAATTTGTCTTCATTTGAAAACATCGGCGAAAGCCGCTTGATGAACCTGCTCACCCAGGAAACCTTGACCATCTCCGGCGCCGCCCGTTTGTTTTCGCGCTTGTGTTCAACCGCAACGCTGCTCATCGTCGGCTTTTTATTCATCGCTTACATTTCGCTGACCGCGCTGTTAATCACGCTGGGGCTGATCTTTTTTGGCGTCCTGGCTTACCGCGACAAAAAAAACAGCCATGAAAAAGATTTAAAAGAAGCAAGCGACAAAGAAAATTTATATTTTGAAAAAGTCAACCATTTGCTCGACGGTTTCAAAGAAGTCAAAGTGAATGACGACCGCAATGACGATTTATTCACCAATTACATTTGCAAGATCGGCGAAGAGACCGAAGCCCTCAAGGTTCGTTCGTCCGAACAACAAACCAAGACCATCATTTTCGCCCAAGTGTTTTGTTACTTATTAATGGGCTTCATGATTTTTGTTTTCCCCACCATCGTCGAAGTCGAACACTCGCAGCTGGTGCAGATCGTCTCGGTAATTTTATTTCTCACCACCGGCCCGCTGCAAGAAGCGGTCGGCGTGTTTCCCTTTGTGGAGCGCGCCAACGTCGCCGTACGCAACCTGCGCGACCTCGAGGCCGAACTCGAACACATCGAACTCGAAACCGTGCGCCCCACCGGACGCCGCAAACCCAAACCGTTTGAATCGCTGGTCTGTAAAGACGTGACGTACGAATACAACCACTCCCAATCCGAATCGCAGTTCCGCATCGGCCCGATTAATTTTGAACTCCACCGGGGCGAGATTGTGTTTATCATGGGCGGCAACGGCGCCGGAAAATCAACCTTTTTCAAAGTGCTGACCGGCTTATATTTTTGGAACCGGGGCGAGATAATGCACAACGGGCGCCGCGTCAACAAGCGCAACTTGTCCGCCTATCGCGCCTGCTTTTCGATCGTCTTTCAAGACATGCACCTGTTCGACCGCATGTACGGCGTTCGCAAGATCGACAACAACCGCGTGAACCACTTACTCGATATAATGAAACTCGACGACAAGACGTCGATTCTGGAAGACGGCTCAATCGAAAATCTGCAACTCTCAACCGGGCAGAAAAAACGCCTGGCGCTCATCATCGGCGACCTCGAAAACCGCGACATCTGCGTATTCGATGAATGGGCCGCCGACCAAGACCCGCAGTTCCGCAAATATTTTTATGAAACCTATTTGCCCGAACTCAAGAAGCGCGGAAAAACCATACTGGCAATCACACACGACGACAGGTACTATCATAAAGCCGACCGCATTTATAAAATGGAATACGGTCAACTCATTGATTATAAAGTCGAACCAAAACCGGGACAGAAAAAGCGCTAA
- a CDS encoding ParA family protein, which yields MRCIAVGNKKGGVGKSTIAVHLGCEFASRNRSVTLYDADEQGTSSNWCARGNLAIQCKTVPIEHPDQAKQFIHQIKSDQSDIVIIDLPPHTREATEAAIAVCDLILIPVTPSGADFTSTGKALALVQEGRTYRNGAPKALLVPSRVDRRTAFGKEISASLAEFNETVGPEIGQRSAFIDSFGLADWVGRSDPKSKAYHEIQLLTDKVEEILK from the coding sequence ATGAGATGTATCGCAGTGGGCAATAAAAAAGGCGGCGTGGGAAAATCGACCATCGCCGTCCATTTAGGGTGCGAATTCGCATCCCGCAATCGTTCGGTTACGCTCTATGACGCCGACGAACAAGGCACCTCGTCCAATTGGTGTGCGCGGGGCAATCTAGCCATCCAGTGCAAAACCGTCCCCATCGAACATCCTGACCAAGCGAAACAGTTTATCCACCAAATCAAATCCGATCAATCGGACATCGTCATAATTGACCTGCCGCCCCACACCCGCGAAGCCACCGAAGCGGCCATCGCCGTCTGCGACCTGATCCTCATCCCGGTTACGCCCTCCGGCGCAGATTTCACCTCAACTGGCAAAGCCCTGGCTCTGGTTCAAGAAGGCCGAACCTACCGCAACGGCGCGCCAAAAGCCTTGCTGGTTCCCTCGCGGGTCGACCGTCGCACCGCCTTCGGCAAAGAAATTTCGGCGTCTTTGGCAGAATTCAATGAAACCGTTGGCCCCGAGATCGGCCAGCGCAGCGCCTTTATCGACAGCTTTGGCCTTGCCGATTGGGTCGGCCGTAGCGACCCGAAATCAAAAGCCTATCATGAGATTCAATTATTGACCGACAAGGTCGAGGAGATTTTGAAATGA
- a CDS encoding prohibitin family protein: protein MEEATKPTPKKAGLIRRFGYWIASKRFGMEIFLLICVLLTLFFADRIFITIQSGELGVLYKRFGGTVVDKPPLQEGLHFVLPINIVSVYDVRVQQEEHEYHVLSKDGLRISISVSIRFHPHRDENLNLLHKQIGPEYLKKIIIPEIESALRTIIGKYEPAELYQADYSLLESAISESLMQLTESFVVLDDLLITEIALPPLVQDAIQNKLMEQHNAEKYKYLLQQAEEEAKRKVILATGIRDFQDIVGEGISTQLLQWRGIEATLELAKSPNSKIVIIGNSRDGLPLIFNASDAPTLEQNATNLGSLPSASAGAAMDATEVEKLTSAYSSVFQTPLSTFEKMGSSGLK, encoded by the coding sequence ATGGAAGAAGCAACCAAACCGACCCCGAAAAAAGCAGGGCTGATCCGCCGCTTTGGCTATTGGATCGCGAGCAAACGATTTGGCATGGAGATTTTCTTATTGATCTGCGTGTTGCTGACGCTGTTTTTTGCGGACCGCATTTTCATAACCATTCAGTCGGGCGAGTTAGGCGTGCTCTACAAACGCTTCGGAGGCACCGTTGTCGACAAGCCGCCTCTGCAAGAAGGCCTGCATTTCGTTCTGCCCATCAATATCGTTTCGGTTTACGACGTTCGCGTCCAGCAGGAAGAACATGAATACCACGTCCTCAGCAAAGACGGCCTGCGCATCAGCATCAGCGTTTCGATTCGCTTTCATCCTCACCGCGACGAAAACCTGAACTTATTACACAAACAAATCGGCCCCGAATATTTGAAGAAAATCATTATTCCAGAAATCGAATCGGCGCTGCGTACCATCATCGGTAAATATGAACCGGCGGAACTGTATCAAGCCGATTACAGCCTGCTTGAATCGGCCATTAGCGAATCGTTGATGCAGCTGACCGAAAGTTTCGTTGTCCTCGACGACTTGCTCATCACTGAAATTGCGCTGCCGCCTTTGGTGCAAGACGCCATTCAAAACAAATTGATGGAACAACACAACGCCGAAAAATATAAATACTTATTGCAGCAGGCCGAAGAAGAGGCCAAGCGCAAAGTGATTCTCGCGACTGGCATCCGTGATTTTCAAGACATCGTCGGCGAAGGCATCTCCACCCAACTGCTGCAATGGCGCGGTATCGAAGCCACGCTAGAACTCGCCAAGTCGCCCAATTCAAAAATCGTCATCATCGGCAACTCGCGCGACGGGCTGCCGCTCATATTTAATGCGTCCGACGCGCCCACGTTAGAACAAAACGCGACCAACCTCGGCTCGCTTCCGTCCGCGTCTGCAGGCGCTGCAATGGACGCAACCGAAGTCGAAAAACTGACGTCCGCTTATTCCTCGGTCTTCCAAACGCCATTGAGCACATTTGAAAAAATGGGTTCGAGCGGCCTGAAATAG
- a CDS encoding extracellular solute-binding protein, giving the protein MNPHRSNHRYMRSIAIVCMAVCVALGLFASAQAQKKVVTLHITAFEGYSNTIEKTFKALVKEKYDVDVKIELRVANNPDDIFNDAKSGRSDLLSISSNLFLSDVWPLVHENLVQALPTDRITNYNKISPLIFKQKFVSVGDKIYGIPFAAGSYALAYNADLVDEAPTSWNVLWNVRSQNQYSLTSDYSECNIYLTALAMGIAPEDVYDPDIIFQKVPLNEFRSKLNDLAKNARSFWESTANVEEMSTLKFTTTWGFAVQQANMQGQNWKFAKPKEGLTAYFDSWAISTTVPPDSIEYDLCIEWINHCHESQVQVKAVRDWGMTPVITGLKDQFTPEEIEYFHIENEEFWNAVSFWEILRPVNYHTTSALWKVAMSLKMNPASKFVSFQDEQQERIDSGVNRYIRGKKIAAETRQNRAARAGANQEIITFPSDRHYELTLYSLSKGMTKAEVIQKAVEEYIKNNPIE; this is encoded by the coding sequence ATGAATCCGCATCGCTCCAACCACCGCTACATGCGTTCCATCGCGATTGTCTGCATGGCTGTCTGCGTCGCCCTGGGGCTGTTCGCGAGCGCCCAAGCGCAAAAAAAAGTCGTGACTTTACACATCACCGCGTTTGAGGGCTACTCCAATACGATAGAGAAAACATTCAAAGCGTTAGTCAAAGAGAAATACGACGTCGATGTTAAAATTGAATTGCGCGTCGCCAACAACCCGGATGATATCTTTAACGACGCCAAATCGGGGCGGTCTGACCTACTGAGCATTTCCAGCAATCTATTTCTCAGCGACGTTTGGCCTCTCGTACATGAGAACCTCGTCCAGGCCTTGCCGACAGACCGAATCACAAACTACAACAAAATTTCTCCATTGATTTTCAAACAAAAATTCGTCAGCGTCGGCGATAAAATATATGGCATTCCCTTCGCCGCCGGTTCATACGCATTGGCCTACAACGCCGACCTGGTCGACGAGGCCCCCACCAGTTGGAACGTCTTGTGGAACGTCCGCAGCCAAAACCAATATTCTCTGACCTCCGATTATTCTGAATGCAACATCTACCTCACCGCGCTCGCGATGGGCATCGCCCCCGAAGACGTGTACGACCCTGATATTATTTTCCAGAAGGTGCCTCTCAACGAGTTTCGCTCCAAACTCAACGACCTGGCTAAAAACGCCCGGTCATTTTGGGAAAGCACCGCCAACGTCGAAGAAATGAGTACGCTGAAATTCACCACCACTTGGGGCTTTGCCGTGCAACAAGCTAACATGCAAGGCCAAAACTGGAAATTCGCCAAACCCAAAGAAGGGTTAACCGCCTACTTTGATTCATGGGCGATCTCCACCACCGTCCCCCCTGACTCCATCGAATACGACCTGTGCATCGAATGGATCAACCACTGCCATGAATCGCAAGTTCAAGTGAAAGCAGTGCGCGACTGGGGCATGACCCCTGTCATCACCGGCTTGAAAGACCAGTTCACGCCCGAAGAAATTGAATACTTCCACATTGAGAATGAAGAGTTTTGGAACGCGGTTTCATTTTGGGAAATTCTACGCCCGGTCAATTACCACACTACCAGCGCATTGTGGAAAGTCGCCATGTCGCTCAAAATGAACCCCGCGTCTAAATTTGTCTCGTTTCAAGACGAACAACAAGAGCGAATCGACTCGGGCGTGAACCGCTACATTCGCGGCAAAAAAATCGCCGCCGAAACGCGCCAAAACCGCGCCGCGCGCGCGGGCGCCAACCAGGAAATCATCACCTTCCCCAGCGACCGTCATTATGAATTAACGCTGTATTCACTCTCGAAGGGAATGACCAAAGCAGAGGTCATTCAAAAAGCCGTGGAAGAATATATCAAAAATAATCCCATCGAATAG
- a CDS encoding alpha/beta fold hydrolase — translation MDSVSKQSRWVQPAPVNSKQTLRLFCFPFAGGGASVYRTWAEQLPDSVHVCPVQLPGRENRLSEPPYSQVAPLARILSEQLAPLMDMPFAFFGYSMGALIAYELTRELRRSNRATPVRLFLAAHRAPQLPMRREAIYHLDDEGFKQGLRHLEGTPEEVLANDELMDIMLPRLRADFTLYETYTHQAEAPLDMPLSVFGGTQDKDIPKENLAAWSELSNESTNLRMIEGNHFFINTAEKNILDFVVADLELK, via the coding sequence ATGGATTCCGTTTCTAAGCAAAGCCGCTGGGTGCAGCCTGCGCCGGTGAATTCAAAGCAGACGCTGCGGTTGTTTTGTTTTCCGTTCGCGGGCGGCGGGGCTTCGGTTTACCGTACCTGGGCGGAACAACTGCCGGACTCTGTGCATGTGTGTCCCGTGCAATTGCCGGGCCGAGAGAACCGTTTGTCGGAACCGCCCTATTCGCAAGTCGCGCCGCTGGCGAGAATTTTGAGCGAGCAACTCGCTCCGCTGATGGATATGCCGTTCGCGTTTTTTGGCTACAGCATGGGAGCGTTGATTGCGTATGAATTGACGCGTGAGTTAAGGCGGTCAAACCGCGCGACGCCGGTGCGTTTGTTTCTCGCGGCGCATCGCGCTCCGCAGTTGCCAATGCGGCGGGAGGCGATTTATCATCTGGACGACGAAGGCTTCAAACAAGGGCTGCGCCATCTGGAAGGCACGCCCGAGGAAGTGCTCGCGAATGATGAACTGATGGACATTATGTTGCCGCGATTGCGGGCGGATTTTACGCTCTATGAAACGTATACGCATCAAGCCGAAGCGCCCTTGGATATGCCGCTCAGCGTCTTTGGCGGGACGCAGGACAAGGACATCCCCAAAGAAAATTTAGCGGCCTGGAGCGAGCTGAGCAACGAGTCGACGAACTTGCGTATGATTGAGGGCAATCACTTTTTTATCAACACGGCGGAGAAAAATATTCTTGACTTTGTTGTTGCTGATCTTGAATTGAAGTAA
- a CDS encoding 4'-phosphopantetheinyl transferase superfamily protein, translated as MTIRVYHTQFSAPLPDAQWRRLFEPLPPAIQEQINRYKRWQDQTACLLGKRLLLSALIDAGFSEQCLSDLQYTQYNRPYLDGPGDFNLSHSGEIVVCAISDSSRLGVDVEFNRSIEFQDFQQYMSPTEWHDINAAHQPLERFYHYWTAKESVIKADGRGLSAPLEEVIIKPPLAMLSETTWRLHPLKIAKAHTCHLATDDCDQQICLLPLDFNNMSC; from the coding sequence ATGACGATTCGGGTATATCACACCCAATTCTCCGCCCCGCTGCCCGACGCCCAATGGCGCCGCTTGTTTGAACCGCTGCCCCCCGCCATTCAAGAGCAGATCAACCGATACAAACGCTGGCAAGACCAAACCGCCTGTCTGCTCGGTAAACGATTACTGCTTTCAGCGCTGATCGACGCGGGTTTTTCTGAGCAATGCCTGAGCGACCTTCAATACACCCAATACAACCGCCCCTATTTAGACGGGCCAGGCGATTTTAATCTGTCGCATTCCGGTGAGATTGTTGTTTGCGCAATATCTGATAGTTCCCGCCTCGGCGTTGATGTCGAATTCAACCGCTCCATCGAGTTTCAAGACTTCCAACAATATATGTCGCCCACTGAATGGCATGACATCAACGCCGCACATCAACCTCTCGAACGCTTTTACCATTATTGGACCGCCAAAGAGAGCGTCATCAAAGCTGATGGGCGCGGGTTATCCGCCCCGCTGGAGGAAGTTATCATCAAGCCGCCCCTCGCGATGTTAAGCGAAACCACTTGGCGCCTGCATCCATTGAAAATCGCGAAGGCTCATACTTGCCACCTTGCGACGGATGACTGCGACCAGCAAATCTGCTTGTTACCGCTAGATTTTAACAATATGTCATGTTAA
- a CDS encoding DUF697 domain-containing protein, with protein MSKSRLKDFSNIADDASTSSTQEEMVIEAEVVSKETISTKDDRAMKIVKRNMYWSMGVSLLPFPLIDLVAITAFQVRSIQQLSDFYDIPFSDHRVKNIIGALVSGLGSAYLGGLLSRSFIKSLPFVGNAVSMASMPIATGAMTYAIGKVFVQHFESGGTFLNFEPKDVHHYFKHYYQEGLQEAAQAGQSA; from the coding sequence ATGAGTAAAAGCCGCTTGAAAGATTTCAGCAACATTGCGGATGACGCTTCAACATCCAGTACGCAAGAAGAAATGGTGATTGAAGCGGAAGTCGTTTCAAAAGAGACCATCTCCACCAAAGACGACCGCGCCATGAAAATCGTAAAAAGAAACATGTATTGGTCGATGGGCGTCAGCCTGCTGCCGTTTCCGCTGATTGATCTGGTCGCAATTACCGCATTCCAAGTACGCTCCATTCAGCAGTTGTCTGATTTTTATGACATCCCCTTTTCAGATCACCGCGTCAAAAACATCATCGGCGCCCTGGTGAGCGGTTTGGGTTCAGCCTATTTGGGCGGCTTGCTTTCGCGCAGTTTTATCAAATCGCTCCCGTTTGTCGGCAACGCGGTCAGCATGGCCAGTATGCCGATTGCCACCGGGGCGATGACTTACGCCATAGGAAAAGTATTCGTCCAACACTTTGAATCCGGCGGCACCTTCTTAAACTTCGAGCCGAAAGACGTCCACCACTATTTCAAACACTATTACCAGGAAGGCCTCCAAGAAGCCGCCCAGGCAGGCCAATCCGCCTGA
- a CDS encoding DUF697 domain-containing protein: MAATPELQPSGHLDEARKIVRKNMYWAMGIGAVPVPIVDLVGIAAFQVKAIKELSDLYGVTFYEHKVKNVIASLVSGFTAPYVAGFLFSSVVKFLPGLGTIMGYASVPVAAGAVTYAMGKVFVQHFEAGGTFLDLNPDKVREYFNSQLQEGAGMAEDASKGAKKTAAAS; this comes from the coding sequence ATGGCAGCCACTCCAGAATTACAGCCAAGCGGTCATCTCGATGAGGCCCGCAAAATCGTTCGCAAAAATATGTATTGGGCTATGGGCATCGGCGCCGTCCCTGTCCCCATCGTTGATCTCGTTGGCATCGCCGCTTTTCAGGTCAAAGCCATCAAAGAATTGTCTGACCTCTACGGCGTTACGTTTTATGAGCACAAAGTAAAGAACGTCATCGCCTCGTTGGTGTCGGGTTTCACCGCGCCGTACGTCGCAGGCTTTTTGTTTAGCAGCGTCGTCAAGTTTTTACCGGGCCTGGGAACAATCATGGGCTACGCGTCTGTTCCCGTCGCCGCAGGCGCCGTGACCTACGCAATGGGCAAAGTCTTCGTTCAACACTTTGAAGCAGGCGGAACCTTCTTAGACCTCAACCCTGACAAAGTGCGCGAGTACTTCAACAGCCAGTTGCAAGAAGGCGCTGGCATGGCGGAAGACGCCTCCAAAGGCGCCAAAAAAACCGCCGCTGCTTCGTAA